From a single Vibrio sp. BS-M-Sm-2 genomic region:
- a CDS encoding response regulator transcription factor translates to MTNTTKISFEDLVTEQSDALIGSPPKDFDMTWQRIAHSVLDWFDIDRVTLFPNSMIMLNDGKTVTIAREGVPELNPQSFISGNYLDYLKQLRTKKRWLTFSEQDMSDHKISVLRTLYTEGGRWHGIIPLKLFGQDWGALSFSRFNNELSPLSDQDMKRLKLICDIWLCYWQHSTMARNLKQDKATNANEGEKLLLLSPKQCSVLTLLAQGFTAKQCAEKLFLSPRTIESHKYRMIDILELENNTELIQFALRNGLGIEQ, encoded by the coding sequence ATGACAAATACCACTAAAATATCTTTTGAAGACCTAGTGACGGAACAATCCGACGCATTAATTGGCTCGCCTCCCAAAGATTTTGACATGACTTGGCAAAGAATCGCGCACTCTGTATTAGATTGGTTTGACATTGATAGAGTCACGCTTTTTCCCAACTCAATGATCATGCTAAACGACGGAAAGACCGTTACTATCGCTCGTGAGGGAGTTCCAGAGCTCAACCCTCAAAGTTTTATCAGTGGCAACTACCTCGACTATCTAAAACAGCTCAGAACCAAAAAACGTTGGCTGACATTTAGCGAACAAGATATGAGTGACCACAAGATATCCGTCCTCAGAACACTGTATACGGAAGGTGGGCGTTGGCATGGCATCATCCCTCTGAAACTGTTTGGTCAAGATTGGGGGGCGCTATCCTTTTCCAGATTTAACAATGAGTTATCGCCACTATCAGATCAAGACATGAAACGTCTCAAACTTATTTGTGATATTTGGCTGTGTTATTGGCAGCACTCAACAATGGCTCGAAACCTAAAACAAGACAAAGCGACTAATGCAAATGAAGGTGAGAAGCTTCTTCTATTATCACCTAAGCAGTGCTCTGTATTAACACTGCTCGCTCAAGGGTTTACCGCAAAACAGTGTGCAGAAAAGCTATTCTTAAGCCCCCGAACCATCGAATCTCATAAATATCGTATGATCGACATATTAGAGCTTGAGAACAATACAGAACTCATTCAGTTCGCACTTCGTAATGGCCTAGGAATCGAACAATAA
- a CDS encoding SDR family oxidoreductase, with amino-acid sequence MLIKNVLVTGASSGIGKDLVIALLKQGHTVYCGARRVENMHDLRILGAHVLEIDVRDEEQVNAAVTQMISEVGNIDIVYSNAGYPIAGPVEETPIEKVHALFDTNVYGAARVARAVLPHMRERNQGRIIFTTSIAARVSTSMNSWYSATKHALNGMAKGLSQEVADFNIQISTIEPGCVQTELDAIQLRDMKETNQLSAYKVIVDKSHQFLHDAYRKGATPESTVNHMLKAGFDSKPKLSYQTTLDAKLMTFVQRVIGEKALGSIFLKLIKRTSI; translated from the coding sequence ATGTTAATCAAAAATGTTCTTGTTACTGGGGCCTCATCAGGTATTGGCAAAGATCTGGTCATTGCGCTACTCAAGCAAGGTCACACCGTTTACTGCGGTGCTAGACGCGTTGAAAACATGCACGATTTGAGAATATTGGGAGCACACGTTTTAGAGATCGATGTCCGTGATGAAGAGCAGGTAAATGCTGCTGTAACCCAAATGATCTCAGAAGTAGGCAATATTGATATTGTTTATTCTAATGCTGGTTACCCAATCGCAGGCCCTGTTGAAGAAACACCGATAGAAAAAGTACACGCCCTCTTCGATACTAACGTTTACGGCGCTGCGCGTGTTGCAAGAGCTGTATTACCTCACATGCGAGAAAGAAACCAAGGCCGCATCATTTTTACTACCTCTATTGCTGCGCGTGTCTCCACCAGCATGAACTCTTGGTACTCCGCGACAAAACATGCATTAAACGGCATGGCAAAAGGACTATCTCAAGAAGTCGCCGACTTTAATATTCAAATCTCAACGATTGAACCGGGTTGTGTGCAAACAGAGCTTGATGCAATCCAACTACGGGATATGAAAGAAACCAATCAGCTTTCGGCTTATAAAGTGATCGTCGACAAATCTCATCAATTCTTACACGACGCGTATAGAAAAGGGGCAACGCCAGAATCAACCGTAAACCACATGCTAAAAGCAGGGTTTGATTCAAAACCCAAGCTTAGTTACCAAACCACACTAGACGCAAAGCTAATGACTTTCGTACAGCGAGTAATCGGTGAAAAAGCGCTAGGCTCTATATTTCTAAAACTGATCAAGCGCACGTCAATTTAA
- a CDS encoding sodium-dependent transporter, protein MASNLSQSRDTWGSKLGFVMAAAGSAVGLGNIWKFPYTAGESGGGAFVLIYLAFVIFIGFSVMLTEFAIGRHTQKSAVGAFKATDRRWTFTGVISVVSGLLIMGFYPVVGGWSIAYIYKIATGLLNTPQLIGENFTGFISTPVEPLMWMSVYLFLNVLIVMKGISGGIEKAGKILMPMLFMILVIVSIKGLSLPGSSAGLKFLFSPDFSKVDSNVVLAALGQAFFSLSLATGCMITYGSYLEKKENLVQTTAMVVAMDSGVALLAGIAMFPAMFAFGMEPAAGPGLVFVVVPQLFAEMGGVIGLLFALLFFVGLSVAALTSSVSLLEVAVSYLIDEKQMTRFKAVLVSSITMISMCVLSSLSLGGIGPKLFDTGVFDIFDLLTDKIFLAVCGMFICIFAGWRLNKKDLKNEITNNGEISFPLFNLWYGLVKYIIPFAIAIVAFMGVKAGFDSGKGEVMLMGIAFIALTAVISKRF, encoded by the coding sequence GTGGCGAGTAACCTTTCACAATCAAGAGACACATGGGGATCAAAGCTAGGCTTTGTAATGGCAGCGGCAGGTTCTGCTGTGGGCCTTGGGAATATTTGGAAATTCCCCTATACCGCAGGTGAGAGCGGTGGCGGCGCCTTCGTTCTTATCTACTTAGCCTTTGTCATTTTCATTGGCTTTAGTGTCATGCTAACGGAATTTGCTATCGGTCGACATACACAAAAATCAGCCGTGGGTGCATTTAAAGCGACTGATCGACGCTGGACATTTACCGGCGTAATAAGCGTGGTAAGTGGACTGCTAATTATGGGGTTTTACCCGGTTGTCGGTGGCTGGTCTATCGCTTACATCTATAAAATTGCCACAGGCTTACTCAACACTCCCCAACTAATAGGGGAAAACTTTACTGGCTTCATTTCTACACCAGTAGAGCCTTTAATGTGGATGAGTGTCTATCTCTTTTTGAATGTACTTATCGTCATGAAAGGTATTTCTGGCGGCATTGAAAAAGCAGGCAAGATCCTAATGCCAATGTTGTTCATGATCTTGGTGATCGTATCGATAAAAGGATTATCATTACCGGGTTCAAGCGCTGGCCTTAAGTTCTTATTTAGCCCTGACTTTTCTAAAGTAGACAGCAACGTTGTGCTTGCAGCACTCGGACAAGCCTTCTTCTCTTTAAGCCTAGCAACAGGTTGTATGATCACATACGGTAGCTACCTAGAGAAAAAAGAGAACCTAGTACAAACGACGGCGATGGTCGTTGCTATGGACAGTGGCGTTGCTCTACTGGCTGGTATCGCAATGTTCCCTGCAATGTTTGCATTTGGCATGGAGCCTGCTGCTGGCCCTGGCTTAGTTTTTGTTGTTGTACCTCAGCTGTTTGCAGAAATGGGTGGCGTGATCGGCTTACTATTCGCACTACTTTTCTTTGTAGGCCTTAGTGTTGCAGCACTCACTTCTTCTGTATCTCTTTTAGAGGTTGCGGTCTCGTACTTAATCGATGAGAAACAGATGACACGCTTTAAAGCGGTACTGGTATCAAGCATTACGATGATCAGTATGTGTGTACTCTCTTCACTGTCACTGGGAGGTATTGGCCCTAAGTTATTCGATACCGGCGTGTTCGATATCTTCGATCTATTGACTGACAAGATATTCTTAGCCGTTTGCGGCATGTTCATTTGTATCTTTGCAGGCTGGAGATTGAACAAAAAAGACCTAAAAAATGAGATCACCAACAATGGTGAAATTTCATTCCCTCTGTTTAACCTTTGGTACGGCTTAGTTAAATACATCATTCCTTTTGCAATCGCAATCGTTGCTTTTATGGGCGTGAAAGCTGGTTTTGACAGCGGCAAAGGCGAAGTCATGTTAATGGGTATCGCATTTATCGCGCTCACCGCGGTAATTTCTAAACGCTTCTAG
- a CDS encoding MFS transporter, with protein sequence MSLISMPFVDTAFDTGLHVVAGLVLVGTVLGALYAFWKFHELPIHHADKKKHGQMGLVTILTWIGFIWHWVWVLAVIIAFVDTEKSIRRIRHIWHETAPTQTTKAGE encoded by the coding sequence ATGAGTTTAATTAGCATGCCTTTCGTCGACACTGCGTTCGACACTGGCTTACACGTAGTAGCAGGACTGGTACTGGTTGGTACTGTTTTAGGCGCGTTATATGCGTTTTGGAAGTTCCATGAACTACCTATCCATCACGCAGATAAAAAGAAACATGGTCAAATGGGGTTAGTCACCATTCTCACCTGGATAGGCTTTATCTGGCACTGGGTTTGGGTGCTGGCCGTTATTATCGCTTTTGTCGACACGGAAAAGAGCATACGCCGCATTCGTCATATTTGGCATGAAACCGCACCAACTCAAACTACAAAGGCAGGAGAATAA
- a CDS encoding HlyD family secretion protein, with protein sequence MLEGLAVWALFIYLLRLVGVPWTKPFKMFAYGGGSIWLVFVWVGLITWAPMDLSGGSVVQSPHIQLRPGSTRVTGNIEALHISPNSEIKKGQLIYELDDDSYVIAVNKAEAQLAIAEMAHKAALQDIDIAKTNYRASLEDIEIIKNQISAAKQDLTLKQRTLKRYVDQNAKVKKTITESVLDQQRTAVEVAKNQLTIIESQYQKSEITANKNLNLIEKSQISEISKQADLQNKKAALAQSEWDLAQTKIYAPSNGYVTNFMAREGQFVGAMPRLKMYSDEKFVLMRINHQAFRNIKVGQEAEFATAIYPGKVFNAHVEGIVEATGESQGSLLARETNVRATTGKNVMNKHHFVRLRITEPEGYDIPVGAVGLAWVNAEKPIPFLNFLNVIRGIIIRMKAQIYFIYSM encoded by the coding sequence ATGTTAGAGGGTTTAGCTGTTTGGGCTTTGTTTATTTATCTACTTCGCCTTGTTGGGGTGCCTTGGACAAAACCATTTAAAATGTTTGCTTATGGTGGTGGCTCTATCTGGCTTGTATTCGTATGGGTTGGCCTTATTACGTGGGCTCCGATGGATCTATCCGGCGGTTCCGTTGTGCAATCACCACATATTCAATTACGACCAGGTTCAACACGAGTAACGGGCAATATTGAAGCCCTTCACATCTCACCGAACAGTGAAATTAAAAAGGGCCAGTTGATTTACGAGCTCGACGATGACTCATACGTTATCGCCGTTAACAAAGCAGAAGCGCAACTAGCGATTGCTGAAATGGCTCATAAAGCAGCTTTACAAGATATCGATATCGCAAAGACAAACTACCGAGCTTCGCTTGAAGATATTGAGATAATCAAGAACCAGATATCTGCAGCAAAACAAGACCTGACGCTAAAACAACGCACGCTAAAGCGCTATGTCGACCAGAATGCAAAAGTTAAAAAAACGATTACAGAAAGCGTCCTTGATCAACAACGAACAGCCGTTGAAGTTGCAAAGAACCAGCTCACGATCATTGAGTCGCAATATCAGAAGTCAGAAATTACGGCAAATAAAAACCTAAACCTAATCGAGAAATCACAAATTTCCGAGATCAGTAAACAGGCCGATCTTCAAAACAAGAAAGCCGCTCTCGCTCAATCAGAATGGGATTTGGCACAAACAAAGATCTACGCACCAAGCAATGGTTATGTCACCAACTTTATGGCTCGTGAAGGTCAATTTGTTGGTGCTATGCCTCGACTAAAAATGTACAGCGATGAGAAGTTTGTCTTGATGAGAATTAACCATCAAGCATTTAGAAACATCAAAGTTGGCCAAGAAGCCGAGTTTGCTACCGCCATTTACCCGGGTAAAGTATTCAATGCTCACGTAGAAGGAATTGTTGAAGCGACAGGTGAGTCTCAAGGTTCTTTGCTTGCTCGTGAAACCAACGTGCGTGCAACAACAGGAAAGAACGTGATGAACAAGCACCACTTTGTTCGTCTGCGTATTACCGAACCTGAAGGCTACGACATTCCAGTCGGTGCCGTTGGACTAGCTTGGGTTAACGCAGAGAAACCAATTCCATTCTTGAATTTCTTGAATGTCATTCGCGGCATCATCATCCGAATGAAAGCTCAAATTTACTTCATATATAGCATGTAA
- a CDS encoding OmpP1/FadL family transporter — MKKTALALLIFSNLANASGLLLQEAVTANAGTAGAGDGVYTETATAGYTNPATMSHMGEQKTTINTMALYLQMDYTDASKDSSLLNTPDGDASADTLMPSIGIFHVRQVTESTHIGINFGAIGGSSIEYGNDWDGANHLDKAFMSALQLNPNISYQLDDNWSIAAGVQINYGLIEVSTTGFESDMGTDWAFGYNAGAMYKAEQWALGLSYRSKLIHDFDDISASLVNGSNAIVGTELVVPAITDISASYDLNAQVTLLSSIQFHQWSEFSETPVYNDTLNSAPALPQAIDRNWEDVWKFAVGVDYQLNSDWDLKAGFSYETSPQDDPTKQWVDLPVGEQYRYSLGASTYWNSTRVDIFYEYADFGTMEIDRSSKSYTQIQGEFEGSIHFVGANFTF; from the coding sequence ATGAAAAAAACTGCTCTCGCTTTACTTATCTTTTCAAATTTAGCCAATGCTAGTGGTCTATTGCTCCAAGAAGCTGTCACTGCTAATGCTGGTACTGCAGGGGCTGGTGACGGTGTCTATACTGAAACGGCGACTGCTGGCTACACCAACCCTGCAACCATGAGCCACATGGGCGAACAAAAAACAACCATTAACACGATGGCACTGTATCTCCAGATGGACTATACCGATGCATCTAAAGATAGCAGCCTCCTAAACACCCCAGATGGCGATGCAAGTGCAGATACTTTGATGCCATCGATTGGGATCTTCCATGTACGTCAAGTAACTGAAAGTACACACATCGGAATCAATTTTGGTGCGATTGGCGGTTCTTCTATTGAGTATGGTAATGACTGGGACGGCGCTAACCATTTGGATAAAGCGTTCATGTCGGCACTGCAGTTAAACCCAAATATCAGCTACCAACTGGATGACAACTGGTCGATCGCAGCTGGTGTGCAAATAAACTACGGTTTAATTGAAGTTAGTACGACTGGCTTTGAGTCTGATATGGGTACCGATTGGGCATTTGGGTACAATGCAGGAGCAATGTACAAAGCCGAGCAATGGGCTTTAGGTCTTAGTTACCGTTCGAAATTGATTCATGATTTTGATGACATCTCAGCCTCTCTGGTCAATGGTAGCAATGCGATTGTGGGTACTGAACTTGTTGTTCCAGCAATAACTGACATCAGTGCAAGCTACGACCTTAATGCTCAAGTAACTCTATTGTCTTCCATTCAATTCCACCAATGGAGCGAATTCTCAGAGACTCCCGTCTACAACGACACACTAAATTCAGCACCAGCTCTTCCACAAGCAATAGATCGTAACTGGGAAGATGTGTGGAAATTCGCAGTGGGCGTAGATTATCAGCTTAACTCTGACTGGGATCTTAAAGCTGGATTCTCTTACGAAACTTCTCCGCAGGATGACCCAACGAAGCAATGGGTCGACTTACCTGTAGGTGAGCAATACCGTTATTCACTGGGTGCAAGTACATATTGGAACTCAACTCGTGTCGATATTTTCTATGAATACGCAGACTTTGGCACGATGGAAATTGACCGTTCCAGCAAGTCATATACTCAGATTCAAGGTGAATTTGAAGGAAGCATCCACTTCGTTGGTGCAAACTTCACTTTCTAA
- a CDS encoding LysR family transcriptional regulator, which yields MYKKYNEQVNLNYLRVFDAIYIHRSTKLAASALGISQSAVSQTLAKLRDYTGDKLFYSANGKLQSTHRADAIGLGLNEQLDALDNRIFSELFEDPSEFNGELTIAVSSVFLEAMATELTSSVVFNSFPKAKLNVTTWTDRTLTDIQNGDVHIGLNFGPIDTPKSIRSVALTSSEPIVIMRKNHPWSDGNFKLEGFNKYPTGGILVPGLTDFNAILERRAPEFFNFKYRSASMSVLTCLAEHSYILAITETLSASMCPNTIDCIQPAWLNELAPDQMSHSIYYLERNHNHPLYRFCINIVRTSLQEKLDTLKLRTKINT from the coding sequence ATGTACAAAAAATATAATGAACAGGTGAACCTAAATTATCTACGCGTGTTTGATGCTATTTACATTCATAGAAGCACCAAGTTGGCTGCATCGGCATTGGGTATTAGCCAATCGGCGGTTAGCCAAACATTAGCAAAATTACGTGATTACACTGGCGACAAATTATTTTATTCAGCCAATGGTAAGTTACAGTCAACCCATAGAGCAGATGCTATTGGTCTAGGCCTAAATGAGCAACTCGATGCTCTAGACAATCGGATTTTTTCAGAACTTTTTGAAGATCCAAGTGAATTCAATGGTGAACTCACTATCGCAGTATCAAGCGTATTTCTTGAAGCAATGGCTACAGAATTAACGAGCTCGGTTGTGTTTAACTCATTTCCCAAAGCAAAACTGAATGTCACTACCTGGACAGATCGAACGCTCACCGATATACAAAATGGCGATGTCCATATTGGGTTGAATTTCGGTCCAATTGACACACCAAAATCTATCCGTTCCGTTGCTCTCACCTCTAGTGAACCCATTGTTATTATGAGGAAAAACCACCCATGGTCTGATGGGAATTTTAAATTGGAAGGTTTCAATAAATATCCAACGGGTGGCATTCTGGTTCCCGGGCTCACTGACTTCAACGCAATACTAGAGCGTCGAGCCCCTGAGTTTTTTAATTTTAAATATCGCTCTGCCAGTATGTCTGTTTTAACATGTCTCGCTGAACATTCTTACATTTTAGCGATTACCGAAACACTCTCTGCCTCAATGTGTCCTAATACGATTGATTGCATCCAACCTGCTTGGTTAAACGAGCTAGCGCCAGATCAAATGAGCCACTCTATTTACTACTTAGAGCGAAATCACAACCACCCTTTATACAGATTCTGTATCAATATTGTACGAACTTCTCTACAAGAGAAATTAGATACGTTAAAACTGAGAACCAAGATAAATACATAG
- a CDS encoding OmpA family protein — protein sequence MKRVIVTLSIAALLSGCQATQRQNATTGETETNSATKGALAGMLAGAAIGAATGNSSDALRGAAIGGVVGGGAGYYMDKQEQALRQQLVSSGVQVKRINDKELQLVMENGIGFDSGSYHLSSGIYPTLNSVALVLGEYPDTRLEIKGHTDSSGNDASNQTLSEQRAQSVGNYLIGQQVASGRVVTQGYGERYPVCGNDTKAGRACNRRVEINILALN from the coding sequence ATGAAACGTGTAATCGTAACCCTCTCTATCGCGGCTTTGCTTTCGGGCTGCCAGGCAACTCAACGACAAAATGCCACCACCGGTGAAACCGAAACTAACTCAGCAACCAAAGGTGCTTTAGCCGGCATGTTAGCGGGCGCGGCAATCGGTGCTGCGACAGGAAATAGCTCTGACGCTCTGCGCGGTGCGGCTATTGGTGGAGTTGTAGGTGGAGGTGCAGGCTATTACATGGATAAACAGGAACAGGCACTACGTCAACAACTGGTAAGTTCTGGTGTACAGGTTAAACGTATCAACGACAAAGAGCTTCAGCTGGTGATGGAAAATGGCATTGGCTTTGACTCGGGATCATATCATTTGTCATCCGGCATTTACCCAACCTTAAACAGTGTCGCGCTTGTTCTTGGGGAATACCCAGATACACGCTTAGAAATCAAAGGACATACCGATAGCTCCGGCAACGATGCAAGTAACCAAACACTCTCAGAACAGCGCGCACAATCTGTTGGTAACTACCTTATCGGTCAGCAAGTTGCATCTGGTCGTGTCGTAACACAAGGTTACGGTGAGCGTTACCCTGTTTGCGGGAACGACACGAAAGCAGGCCGAGCCTGTAATCGCCGTGTTGAAATCAATATTTTGGCCTTGAATTAA
- a CDS encoding AraC family transcriptional regulator encodes MNNCNFLRALGILGIYQHAMTNKLVNVEQLGIPRSVFNNPMNLIPVSEVDKWYGLLQHQTGDSDIILKLADRVDIERLGPLSNWFFSGRDLASSIRRVNIGLHCLQSGAFLYGTQVGKFIKWCYDNPAYSEAGKVHDSIRVAIFMMKILRRYLGDDFTPAAVSIAGYRENTQLYQEYFGCNIQWGQPRTEIWIPSNLRLSINQSPSVGKMSLAMNFHDLDHYLNMPDAADEHKVAYEMINYSRHFGLPTLHKVSSLLGLSEQQFQRRLHKLGVNFSTVMGYALSNVAVELLMYSVPIEEVATRLGYTNVASFNRMFKKHRGLTPRQYVERLNNSL; translated from the coding sequence ATGAATAATTGTAACTTCTTAAGAGCATTAGGAATTTTAGGTATTTACCAACATGCGATGACCAATAAGCTCGTGAATGTCGAGCAATTAGGCATTCCCAGGTCGGTATTTAATAATCCGATGAATCTTATTCCTGTTAGTGAGGTGGATAAATGGTATGGCTTACTTCAGCACCAAACTGGTGACTCCGATATTATTTTGAAACTCGCCGATAGAGTCGATATTGAAAGGTTAGGTCCTCTTTCTAATTGGTTTTTCTCTGGACGCGATCTGGCTTCAAGCATACGCCGAGTTAACATTGGACTGCACTGTTTGCAATCTGGCGCCTTTCTCTATGGCACTCAAGTTGGAAAATTTATCAAGTGGTGTTACGACAACCCAGCTTATAGCGAGGCGGGCAAAGTCCATGATTCTATTCGAGTCGCCATCTTTATGATGAAGATATTAAGGCGCTACTTGGGAGACGATTTTACCCCTGCAGCTGTGTCTATAGCTGGTTATCGAGAAAACACTCAACTTTATCAAGAGTACTTTGGGTGCAACATTCAATGGGGACAACCACGAACTGAGATTTGGATACCAAGCAACTTGAGATTGTCGATCAACCAATCCCCTTCAGTTGGCAAGATGAGCTTGGCGATGAACTTTCATGACTTAGATCATTATCTCAACATGCCCGATGCCGCTGATGAGCATAAAGTGGCCTATGAAATGATCAATTACAGTCGCCATTTCGGCCTCCCAACGCTACATAAAGTATCAAGCTTACTTGGTTTATCTGAGCAGCAATTTCAACGTCGATTACATAAATTAGGTGTCAACTTTTCTACCGTTATGGGGTATGCGTTAAGTAACGTGGCTGTAGAGCTTTTGATGTATTCAGTGCCGATAGAAGAAGTCGCGACGAGGCTAGGCTATACCAACGTCGCGAGTTTTAACCGGATGTTTAAGAAACATCGAGGTCTGACACCTAGACAATATGTGGAGCGCTTGAACAACAGTCTTTGA
- a CDS encoding MFS transporter yields MSLVSVPFVGTGADTALHVVAGVVLIATIAAACYGFWRVHELPINKAHSKEHQQLGLITALTWIGFVWHWVWVLAVILAFVDMEKAIINLRDTWKSPVAPRDKATSDKQDEESQAC; encoded by the coding sequence ATGAGTTTAGTCAGTGTCCCATTTGTCGGAACCGGCGCAGATACCGCACTACACGTAGTGGCAGGCGTTGTGTTAATCGCAACCATCGCTGCTGCATGTTACGGCTTCTGGCGTGTGCATGAATTACCAATCAATAAGGCTCACAGTAAAGAGCATCAACAACTCGGTTTGATCACCGCATTAACATGGATTGGTTTTGTATGGCACTGGGTATGGGTACTAGCCGTTATCTTAGCCTTTGTTGACATGGAAAAAGCCATCATCAATCTAAGAGATACTTGGAAATCACCAGTAGCACCTAGGGACAAAGCAACTTCCGACAAGCAAGATGAGGAGAGCCAAGCATGTTAG
- a CDS encoding HlyD family secretion protein — protein MLEGLAIWALFIYLLRLVGMPWNKGTKAFAYLGGTSWLLFVWVGLLNFTPMDLSGGSVVQSPHIQLRPDSTNVSGKTTKVHIHPNQDVTEGQLIYEIDDTKYVIAKDKASVQLESAEVALDTARQEVSIAKISYQSALEDIKASVAQIESAKTDLVLQSKTLDRYQKQNSVVEHTITETDIDQQTAKVDLATHNVTTLESQLSKKEVDAENAKLNIHKAETNVNKKQTEVDSAKATLAQAQWDLNSTKITAPTDGFVTNFILREGQRVSLMPRIQMYTEEKYVLMRVNHQAIRNIKVGQPAEFATAVYPGKIFSATVEGIVEATGEAQASLLGIDEQVRVTTGRNVQNKHHFVRLKIDEAEGYDIPVGSVGLAWVSGEKPIGFMAFLDVIRGIIIRMKSQLYFFYSI, from the coding sequence ATGTTAGAAGGCTTAGCAATTTGGGCACTGTTCATTTACTTACTCAGACTTGTTGGTATGCCTTGGAATAAAGGCACCAAGGCATTTGCATATCTCGGTGGTACATCGTGGTTACTATTTGTATGGGTTGGCCTACTCAACTTCACTCCGATGGATTTATCAGGAGGCTCTGTCGTTCAATCCCCACATATCCAATTACGTCCAGATTCAACTAATGTGTCGGGTAAGACCACCAAAGTCCACATCCACCCGAATCAAGATGTAACTGAAGGACAGCTAATTTATGAAATTGATGACACCAAATATGTCATCGCAAAAGACAAAGCTAGCGTTCAGCTTGAGTCTGCAGAGGTTGCGCTCGATACAGCACGCCAAGAAGTGAGCATTGCTAAAATAAGCTATCAATCGGCACTTGAAGACATCAAGGCTTCAGTCGCGCAGATAGAATCAGCAAAGACAGACTTAGTGCTGCAATCAAAGACGCTTGATCGTTACCAGAAGCAAAACAGTGTCGTAGAGCATACGATTACTGAAACTGACATCGACCAACAAACAGCGAAGGTAGACTTAGCGACACATAACGTCACCACATTAGAATCTCAGCTTAGCAAGAAAGAAGTCGATGCCGAGAATGCGAAATTAAACATCCACAAAGCTGAAACCAATGTGAACAAGAAACAGACTGAGGTCGATTCAGCGAAGGCAACATTAGCGCAAGCTCAGTGGGATCTTAACAGTACCAAAATCACTGCACCAACTGACGGCTTTGTGACGAACTTTATTCTTCGTGAAGGACAGCGTGTTTCGTTAATGCCTCGTATTCAGATGTATACCGAAGAAAAGTACGTACTGATGCGAGTCAATCACCAAGCGATTCGTAATATTAAAGTGGGGCAACCAGCAGAATTTGCAACAGCGGTATACCCGGGGAAAATATTTTCTGCAACGGTTGAGGGTATCGTTGAAGCGACGGGGGAAGCACAAGCGAGCTTGCTAGGTATAGATGAACAGGTACGTGTCACTACTGGTCGAAACGTTCAGAACAAGCACCACTTTGTTCGTTTAAAAATCGACGAAGCAGAGGGCTACGACATTCCAGTTGGTTCTGTCGGGTTAGCGTGGGTAAGCGGTGAGAAGCCGATCGGTTTTATGGCATTCCTAGACGTAATACGCGGAATAATCATTCGGATGAAGTCTCAGTTGTACTTCTTCTACTCTATCTAA